The Macadamia integrifolia cultivar HAES 741 chromosome 4, SCU_Mint_v3, whole genome shotgun sequence genome contains the following window.
NNNNNNNNNNNNNNNNNNNNNNNNNNNNNNNNNNNNNNNNNNNNNNNNNNNNNNNNNNNNNNNNNNNNNNNNNNNNNNNNNNNNNNNNNNNNNNNNNNNNNNNNNNNNNNNNNNNNNNNNNNNNNNNNNNNNNNNNNNNNNNNNNNNNNNNNNNNNNNNNNNNNNNNNNNtaaataatgtttaaatggaccgaataattcggtttaattcggattcggtccgaattattcgcgatttatattcacttttgaaaaaaacgtgaattttaaagaattttatttttaattcaaattcaaaaaattcggttcggccgaataattcgcgaattattcggccgaattgataacactgtagggggggggggggggggcgaggGACCTATGAGATTTAGGCACGCTCACCCGTGATTGAACAGCTGGACCGTGTTGACATGGATCGACCTTGATGGCTTGATGCCCACTGTCTTGGATAAGCCCCAAAAGTACGAACCACGTTGCAGTGTTCTTCGCTCTTTATTCTCCACTTTTCCAGATAGGATTTTTGGATGAGCTGAGTACTGGAGAATTCATCCCGTGACCTATTTCATCGTTTTCGATGTCCAATTTGCGATCGTGATTTTAAGAATCGGTATCGGATTTAGCGTTTCAATTGATTAATAGGAGCCGGTACAGATTGATATCGGCAATAACTGATAGCGTGCCCGATACCATGAACTTAAACCCATGGTCACAAGGGCTTCATAGTGGTAGCATTTCATATAGAATGGAAAATGTTGAAAATTATAAGCTAACTAATATTGACAATAATTGTGCAACTAACCTTACCCACTTACAGTTATGTTTTGTCCAATTTCAAAACCCACCAAAAGACGAGAAGGAATTACCCTAATTTATGATTATGAAATATAATACATCGTATTAATGAGGGCTTTATCTTTCAAGTCCATCATTGCATTCTCTTGCCCAATGGTGCGATTAATATGCATATTATACTTGTATTCGACAAGTATAATTCAAAAAGgtgttttttaatatatattttttggtcacaaaaaataatataaatctttttttttatataaatatttgtATGAAACACATATaatacattttatatatatatatatatataatactgATTAAAAAACGCTCAACTCATTCTTCTAGGCAATCATGGTTATGGCTAGGCCGGTTAACTCGATGGGAAAAAATTGAGGTCAGTatggaccatttattaaatgtatTAGACTCAAAGACCGAATTGAATAATATTCAATTGTTCTTGATGTGAAGATCCAACCGACAGTATCCATcagtgggttgcccagatggttaggacgAATTAGAGATTATGTAGATAGATGCACgatctcaggttcgattccccatttgCATCTAAGAGCCTATTTAAGGTCAATTTAGAGATAAATTCTCAATAGCTCGTTTAACCGTATTAATGATAGTCCGATTAAAAAATAGAACTACTAAAGTAGGGAACATCAATTGGGGTGATATCTCTAATTTGAACCCATAGAGCAGTGTAATGCATAAAACAGCAACTAATATTGGAGAACTTGTTACTTAAAAAAGAGAGGGTTCTATTGATCCACAATGTTGGTATAAGTGCTCTAATGCAaacaatcagaaaaaaaaaaaaaaaaaaagctccatcaatccATCATATATATATGATTCAATATCTTCACAAGAATCATGAAACCAACATCCGAATTCAGTAGACTTTTGCTTCTAGTTGACATATTAAATTTCAGCTGAGTCTTAGCGAAtttttaagacatatcattgaataatTATTGTCACTATCTAAACCCAAAGCACTGGAACTCAAGACCTCTTGATAAACATGGATTTTTTACCCACCACAACTCATCAACTGTACTTAATATGTTATTTCATCACATGTTCAAAATCTTTAAGAAACCTAATAAgatccttgaaaaaaaaaatcacactaAATGAACAGAATAAATTATTTTGATCATAAAAAAGCatgcttatttatttttccaacaTGAACAGAACAATATTATTTCAAGTGGGACATGACCTCTTACCATTTGAGAAAAGGTATCCCACCAAGATTACCTTTTTGAAAACCTAAGCTTTATCCCTTGGAGGCTGGAACGGCCCGCAATATTTCCTTCTTTAATTAGTAGTAATTTTAAATTACTTTACAACATCCCAGGTCACAAACACTAACTTGACTTTCCCTAACTGGAGATGCCTATCCAATGGTTGAGACTTGGGAGAGCTCCCCATGGCACCTCCAAGGATGTGGGATTCAAATCCGAAGTCCAAACTATCAACAACAAAgtggagagagaatgagaataaaagtattttttttcgtCAGGTCGGGCATAGTGTAATGTTAGTGAGGCCAATTATTTCGACACGTCATCGAAAAGCCGTACGTTAATTTCTGGGCAGACTGACCGGCGTTGCCTCTTCAATTGCGAATTTAAACCCAGTTGTTGTTTGTTGGTGAAGTCCGTTTTCTTAAGGCCAAGGTTCTCTTCTCGCTTTCCTAATTTGGTCTCCTCTTCGTCCTTGCCGTttcctctctctgtctctcttttctcttgctTCTCGCCTTATCTTGACTCGGGTTCCCAGCGTCCTCTTTGACAGTTAAGACTTCTCCAAGAACATAGGAACTTGTTACTTTTCAGTGTTAGTCTGCTCGATTATTGGGTTTAGTCTCCTCGATTATTGGTTTCGTTTGGATGATTGATTGCCCAGAAATGGATGACGAGTATGCAAAACTTATAAGGAGGATGAACCCACCAAGGtatttggatattttttttttttattctttctcctctctttcttttatacTTGAAAGTTGGAACCATCCTTGATTATTCAGTAGTTGAGGATTTCAAGTTTCATGTTTCAGATATTTGTGCATAGGGGTCCACATCTGCTCTGGTTTGagtttttcttgctttttctcTACCTTTAATTCTTTGGGTTTTTTATATAAAGGTGCAATGTCTTGTTTTTAATGAGCTTTCAGACTCTTAGTCTGAATCTCCTTCTAggtttttgaatttctttttttttttactttctttctcCTGTTTTATTTGATACCCTGAACCAAAACCCTGATAAAGTAACGATTAAAAGAGCTGCTTTTCTGTTTTAGAAATCCCTTCTAGCTTTTCAAATTTTTTGCttactttctttctcctttgccTTTGGTTAATGCAGAGTTGTGATTGACAATGATGCTTGTGAGAATGCTACAGTTATTCAGGTAAAAATTGGAACTCCATGTTTGTTTGGTTCTTAATTTTGCAGAACATAGTTACCCCATCATAAAGGGTTCCTGTGCTTTGTCATTAACTCATAGTTGCTTTAGTTTCTATGTTTTGTTTTAAGCAAACAATCTTCGGAATTACTGAACTTCGTCTTTATTAGGTTGATAGTGTTAACAAACATGGCATTCTCTTGGAAGTTATTCAAGTACTCATAGATCGAAACCTTATCATCACAAAAGCGTACCTCTCTTCCGACGGTGGTTGGTTTATGGAGGGTAAGACTACTTCTATAACTGCCTATATCAAATTCAACAGAATTCACTGAATTTTGTTACTCATCTTCTGATCGACCAAAACTTAAATGTTTCAGTGTTTAACGTGACTGACCAAGATGGGAGTAAAATCAGAGATGGAGAAGTCATCAATTACATCCAAAAGGTTAGCCCTTTCATACTGCtgttttcttccccttttggtATTTCTTTCTTCAGTCTTTATCTTGTCTTCTGTACATATCTCTCTGTTTCGCTCTTGGGATAATATAAAGATTACAAAGGACAATGAGTGGTTGTGCCTGGTGTTTTGCCTTTGCTTTGGTGCTTTTTTCTTGGATAAAATTTTGAACCTAGAAAGCTCAAGATGTTGATAATTTTAAACAATCCAAATAATCTTAAGTGACGTCGATAATTTTAAACAACCCAAATAATCCTAAGGGTTGTTGATAAATTAAAATTCCCTGCATCAATTGTAGTTTTGCAGGTTTTCCCATCATACTTTTCAGTTACTCACCCTGGAACCTATCATGTCCCAACCCCCAAAGTAAAATTGTTGCCAATAGTTTTCAATAAAGCttgattaaaaaatttcatcctgtCACAAAATATTATTTCAATGACACCAAATTGGATCTTTACATATTTTTGCTTATGTTCAATCTGCAGGTCTAATAAATCCATTATAATTTTCTGTCcacacctttttttatttttaatatatattataattttgGCATAGGTTTCCTCTGAAATTCTTCTTTAACATTTCATCTTGCTGTTGCTCAATCTTGCAGAATATTGAAACCGATGCTTGCTTCTTACTCCCATTAAGAGAATCTGTAGGGGTGATGCCCTCTAAAGAGCGTACCTCAATCGAACTAACTGGCACCGACAGGCCTGGTTTACTGTCCGAAGTATGTGCAGTGCTTGCTGACCTTGGTTGTAATGTGGTAAATGCTGAGATCTGGACACACAATGCTAGAGCAGCAGCTGTAGTTCATGTCACAGATGAGGCCACAGGGTGTGCAATTGAAGACCTAAAACGCCTCTCCACAATCAAAGAACTCCTATGCAATGTGCTTAAAGGCAACAATGATCTGAAAGAAGCAAAAATGGCACTTTCTGCCCCTGGTGCAATGCACACAGAGAGAAGGTTACATCAGATGATGTTTGCTGACAGGGATTATGAAAAGTTTGAAAGCTCAGGGCTTGAGAGAGCTGATGATTTGGGATCAAGACCCCATGTCACCATATTGGATTGCATAGAGAAGGATTATACTGTGGTTACTATGAGGTCTAAAGATCGGCCAAAGCTCTTATTTGACACTGTATGTACACTGACAGACATGCAGTATGTAGTGTTTCATGGAGCAGTTGATACAGGAAGGAAGGAAGCTTACCAGGTAAGGTTGTGATCAAAGGGAACTGATCTATAATTAGAGAACATGACCTGATCTATATTTGTTCAGTTGATGAAGCTTAGttctaacattattttttttttcttcccttcatAAAGGAATATTATATCCGGCACGTTGATGGGCTCCCTGTAAGCTCAGAAGCTGAACGACGACGTGTGAAACATTGTCTTGAAGCCGCCATTGAGAGGCGTGCCTCAGAGGTAAAGTATTCTAATTCCAGAGAAAATTTCTAATCAAGATGTACTATGCCCTAATAATCTTCTAAGATTTATTTATTGGCCTTGCAGGGAATGGAGCTAGAACTGTGCACAGATGACCGGGTTGGACTTCTCTCAGACATTACCAGGATATTTCGAGAAAATAGTTTGTCCATTCAAAGAGCAAAAATTTCTACAAAGGGTGGGAAAGCAAGAGATGTTTTCTATGTTACAGATGTCTCTGGTAACCCAGTTGATCCAAAGGCCATCGACTCAATTTGTAGACAGATTGGACAAAGCATTCTGTGGGTGAGAAGGAACCCAAGTTTCACTACAAAACCTCCCGAGGAGACAACTGGTTTTCTGTTTGGGAACTTTTTTAAAGCTCGAGCATTCCAGAATTTCAGACTGATTAGATCATACTCATAGATATCTCCATAAATATTTACTGGAGAAACTTTGCAGGAGCATCTAAAGTTTCAGTCACGGTCATACAATTCTAAGAATTGGTTTGGAGCAACTGTTACACGTTTAGGACTCAGACATACTGTAATTGTCTTCTCCCACTAGTGCAGAAGTGTCAATGCATGACATATACTAAATAGAAGAAGCTCAGAAGTCCTACTCTGTACTGTAAACTACTGTCAGGTCAAGTGTCAATGCCTCTCAGTTCTGTAATTAAATTGTGTACAGATGTACATtgtaaaagagaaagaaaagaccCGAAAAGGCTGTACAGATTATGCTTATAAGCAAAGTGATGTGAATATGTGTAGATCTCCTTGTCTGAAACTCTGAaacccctctccctcttggacTTCAAGCATTCCACTACATTTTGTATCAAACATTTATGGACAAGCTAGGTTTTATACACCCATGGCTGGAACTAATTACATCATGTTGTTAATAACTGCCACCTAGAAAttcaattgggcccaaatttgatTGACATGTTATCTACATCATTGTATAGACAATTTCAGATCACTATGATGTTACCATATGAAATTTAAGAAAGTTTGAGAAGTCTAGGAAGTGAACTGTTACCGACTAGAAAATTAACTCAAAAGGAACTTTTGGGGAAATCAAGGGGAAAGCTCATACGCGGTGGACCATACAGTTGAAATTAAACATCAAATTGTATAGGTGGCTTCGAGTCCATACAATGGTCAATTTGTCTATCAGCCCATGTAAGTGCAAAGCAGGGCGTCCGGATCTTCTCCAACCACTGGGCTGCCCCGTAGGCATCACACATTCGGGGGTGCACGACCATGTGTTGGGGTTAGTGTCCAAATCCTCCCATCCGTAAGATGTCTCACTAGGTGGCTCaattttccctactttgttttgcatgggtgtccttgtagccgaccccattaagttgagataaggctgaattttttattgttgaCTGATAGGATGGCTatcatcacctttttttttttcttttttggttggggggagggagggaaggTATTCTAGCATACCAACAATTGTGCAAAAGTGGTACAAAGCCAATCAAGGAGTGAATCAAGGAGTGATCAACGGATCAAATTCAGTACCAAGACTTTCCCATTTCATTTAAGAATGGAAGTTAAACA
Protein-coding sequences here:
- the LOC122076795 gene encoding ACT domain-containing protein ACR6-like isoform X1; amino-acid sequence: MIDCPEMDDEYAKLIRRMNPPRVVIDNDACENATVIQVDSVNKHGILLEVIQVLIDRNLIITKAYLSSDGGWFMEVFNVTDQDGSKIRDGEVINYIQKNIETDACFLLPLRESVGVMPSKERTSIELTGTDRPGLLSEVCAVLADLGCNVVNAEIWTHNARAAAVVHVTDEATGCAIEDLKRLSTIKELLCNVLKGNNDLKEAKMALSAPGAMHTERRLHQMMFADRDYEKFESSGLERADDLGSRPHVTILDCIEKDYTVVTMRSKDRPKLLFDTVCTLTDMQYVVFHGAVDTGRKEAYQEYYIRHVDGLPVSSEAERRRVKHCLEAAIERRASEGMELELCTDDRVGLLSDITRIFRENSLSIQRAKISTKGGKARDVFYVTDVSGNPVDPKAIDSICRQIGQSILWVRRNPSFTTKPPEETTGFLFGNFFKARAFQNFRLIRSYS
- the LOC122076795 gene encoding ACT domain-containing protein ACR6-like isoform X2, which codes for MEVFNVTDQDGSKIRDGEVINYIQKNIETDACFLLPLRESVGVMPSKERTSIELTGTDRPGLLSEVCAVLADLGCNVVNAEIWTHNARAAAVVHVTDEATGCAIEDLKRLSTIKELLCNVLKGNNDLKEAKMALSAPGAMHTERRLHQMMFADRDYEKFESSGLERADDLGSRPHVTILDCIEKDYTVVTMRSKDRPKLLFDTVCTLTDMQYVVFHGAVDTGRKEAYQEYYIRHVDGLPVSSEAERRRVKHCLEAAIERRASEGMELELCTDDRVGLLSDITRIFRENSLSIQRAKISTKGGKARDVFYVTDVSGNPVDPKAIDSICRQIGQSILWVRRNPSFTTKPPEETTGFLFGNFFKARAFQNFRLIRSYS